A single region of the Enterobacteriaceae endosymbiont of Donacia cinerea genome encodes:
- the rplI gene encoding 50S ribosomal protein L9 produces the protein MKIILLDSILGLGKKSQIINVKPGYARNFLIPKNKCIIATKNNISFLKNKLLEKKSKLLDIFNKAELKLKKFNRINKIIIKAKSGKNGKLFGSINKNDIIKKLKEIGFNILKKEIKLPKGSLKKIGEYNILFQFHEKVSVQKTIYIVNDE, from the coding sequence ATGAAAATAATTTTATTAGATTCTATTTTAGGTTTAGGTAAAAAATCTCAAATTATAAATGTTAAACCTGGATATGCACGTAATTTTTTAATACCTAAAAATAAATGTATTATTGCTACAAAAAATAATATTAGTTTTTTAAAAAATAAACTTTTAGAAAAAAAATCTAAATTATTAGATATTTTTAATAAAGCAGAATTAAAACTAAAAAAATTTAATCGTATAAATAAAATAATAATTAAAGCTAAATCAGGGAAAAATGGAAAATTATTTGGATCAATTAATAAAAATGATATTATAAAAAAATTAAAAGAAATTGGATTTAATATTTTAAAAAAAGAAATAAAATTACCGAAAGGAAGTTTAAAAAAAATAGGAGAATATAATATTCTTTTTCAATTTCATGAAAAAGTTTCAGTTCAAAAAACAATTTATATTGTAAATGATGAATAA